The following are encoded in a window of Mycolicibacterium tusciae JS617 genomic DNA:
- a CDS encoding YebC/PmpR family DNA-binding transcriptional regulator, whose translation MSGHSKWATTKHKKAVIDARRGKNFAKLVKNVEVAARVGGGDPAGNPTLYDAIQKAKKSSVPNDNIERARKRGAGEEAGGADYQNITYEGYGPNGVAVLVECLTDNRNRAASEVRIAMTRNGGNMADPGSVAYLFSRKGLVTLMKNGLTEDDVLTAVLEAGAEEINDLDDSFEIICEPTDLVAVRTALQDAGIDYESAEASFQSSVTVPVDLDGARKVLKLVDALEDSDDVQDVYTNMDIPDDVAAQLDED comes from the coding sequence ATGAGCGGCCATTCCAAGTGGGCGACCACAAAGCACAAGAAGGCCGTCATCGACGCACGCCGCGGCAAGAACTTCGCGAAGCTGGTCAAGAACGTCGAAGTGGCCGCGCGAGTCGGCGGCGGTGACCCCGCCGGAAACCCGACGCTCTACGACGCGATCCAGAAGGCGAAGAAATCGTCGGTACCGAACGACAACATCGAGCGGGCCCGCAAGCGCGGCGCCGGCGAAGAAGCCGGTGGCGCCGACTACCAGAACATCACCTACGAGGGCTACGGCCCCAATGGTGTCGCGGTATTGGTCGAATGCCTCACCGACAACCGCAACCGGGCGGCCAGCGAGGTGCGCATCGCGATGACTCGCAACGGCGGCAACATGGCCGATCCGGGTTCGGTCGCCTATCTGTTCTCCCGCAAGGGACTGGTCACCCTCATGAAGAACGGCCTGACCGAGGACGACGTGCTGACCGCGGTGCTCGAAGCCGGAGCCGAGGAGATCAACGATCTCGACGACAGCTTCGAGATCATCTGTGAGCCGACCGATCTCGTGGCCGTGCGCACCGCCCTGCAGGATGCGGGCATCGATTACGAGTCCGCAGAGGCCAGTTTCCAGTCATCGGTGACAGTGCCGGTCGACCTCGACGGCGCACGCAAGGTGCTCAAGCTGGTCGATGCCCTCGAAGACAGCGACGATGTCCAGGACGTCTACACGAACATGGACATCCCCGACGACGTCGCGGCCCAACTCGACGAGGACTAG
- a CDS encoding TetR family transcriptional regulator, producing the protein MPKNTPPGPRDERGVLSARILSAARDEFAQHGWAGTTMRAVARAADVDPALVYHYFGSKEALLDAATNPPQRWLESVASTWATPVDELGAALLRLMLGAWADEEIGPVLRAILLTAAHDRATREKLRRVVEGSLMGVSGLGVDERDRLVRSGLISSQIMGLAMMRFVWKIEPVGSMTDDQLVAAIAPNLQHYIQGNLR; encoded by the coding sequence GTGCCGAAGAACACTCCTCCCGGTCCCCGCGACGAACGGGGAGTGCTGTCCGCGCGCATCCTTTCGGCCGCGCGCGACGAATTCGCCCAGCACGGCTGGGCGGGCACGACGATGCGGGCCGTCGCGCGGGCCGCCGACGTCGACCCGGCGCTCGTCTACCACTACTTCGGATCCAAGGAGGCCTTGCTCGACGCGGCGACGAACCCGCCGCAGCGTTGGCTGGAGAGTGTCGCCAGTACCTGGGCGACGCCGGTGGACGAGCTGGGCGCGGCGTTGTTGCGGTTGATGCTCGGGGCGTGGGCCGACGAGGAGATCGGCCCCGTGCTGCGCGCGATTCTGCTCACCGCCGCACACGACCGGGCGACGCGCGAGAAGCTGCGCAGAGTCGTCGAGGGCAGCCTCATGGGGGTGTCCGGACTGGGCGTCGACGAACGGGACCGACTGGTGCGCAGCGGCCTGATCTCCTCGCAGATCATGGGCTTGGCGATGATGCGATTTGTCTGGAAGATCGAACCGGTCGGATCCATGACCGACGACCAACTCGTCGCCGCCATCGCGCCGAATCTGCAGCACTACATCCAGGGGAATCTCCGATGA
- a CDS encoding CocE/NonD family hydrolase, producing the protein MTERRLNGPQTTGRDYRNLSRPQFQIRTDDNIAVPMRDGVTLLADVHRPKADDRYPALIAASPYPRQMQNFGAPAGFIEAGATDFWVSRGYVHVIANVRGTGGSGGTFGFFDPQERRDMYDLVEWAAAQPWCDGNVGMIGISYFAMTQLEAAVERPPHLKAIFPVAASADLYEAAAHHGLVSTSFITPFLSMMGLTSDRSDGFWRHNPVIALARRVLNTPRVHRKFATMNGEAAVTMMRALLKLPHSPHPWDDLWLDTVVKHPLRDDWWEARNLLPLLKNIDIPVYLGCDWENVPLHLPSTFTAWEALADNPNVRMALLGQFGLTWPWESLHHEALAWYDHWLKGRDTGIMDGSPIRYVLPGADGWHTADQWPPAATSLTEFALRADGTLDAAEGTPGGREYLTLGAGLNRAKASPIDPPAQLTWTSAPLTEPMDVVGDAELRLVASATAPDTAWIATLECVAADGTTSEVTAGWLRAGLRAVDEAASRPGAPVLPCRTFAPVPLGEDVEYRIPLVSNARRFAAGDRVRLTLTSDDQDPNTPAIMNFRHASVGTSSLNTVLSSSRLVLPVQAGDS; encoded by the coding sequence ATGACGGAACGGCGCCTCAACGGACCGCAGACCACCGGGCGCGACTATCGGAACCTCAGCCGGCCTCAGTTCCAGATTCGCACCGACGACAACATCGCGGTGCCGATGCGCGACGGCGTCACCCTGCTGGCCGACGTGCACCGCCCCAAAGCCGACGACAGATACCCGGCGCTCATCGCGGCATCGCCCTATCCCCGCCAGATGCAAAACTTCGGCGCGCCCGCGGGGTTCATCGAGGCGGGCGCCACCGACTTCTGGGTGTCGCGAGGATATGTCCACGTGATCGCCAACGTGCGCGGAACCGGTGGCTCGGGAGGCACCTTCGGGTTCTTCGACCCGCAGGAACGCCGCGACATGTACGACCTGGTCGAGTGGGCGGCGGCTCAGCCGTGGTGCGACGGCAACGTCGGGATGATCGGCATCAGTTATTTCGCGATGACTCAACTCGAAGCTGCCGTCGAGCGGCCCCCGCACCTGAAGGCGATCTTTCCCGTCGCGGCCAGCGCGGATCTGTATGAGGCGGCCGCCCACCATGGACTGGTCAGCACGTCATTCATCACGCCGTTCCTGTCGATGATGGGTCTGACGTCGGACCGCAGCGACGGGTTCTGGCGCCACAACCCCGTGATCGCACTGGCCCGCCGGGTCCTCAACACGCCGCGGGTGCATCGCAAGTTCGCGACCATGAACGGTGAGGCCGCGGTCACGATGATGCGCGCGCTGCTGAAGTTGCCGCACAGCCCGCATCCGTGGGATGACTTGTGGCTGGACACCGTGGTGAAGCATCCGCTGCGCGACGACTGGTGGGAGGCGCGAAACCTGTTGCCCCTCCTGAAAAACATCGACATACCGGTCTATCTGGGCTGCGACTGGGAGAACGTTCCCTTGCACTTGCCGTCGACCTTCACCGCGTGGGAAGCCTTGGCGGACAACCCGAATGTGCGGATGGCGCTCCTGGGCCAATTCGGCCTCACCTGGCCATGGGAGAGCCTTCATCACGAGGCGCTGGCGTGGTATGACCACTGGCTCAAGGGGCGCGACACCGGAATCATGGACGGTTCTCCGATCCGTTACGTGCTGCCCGGCGCCGACGGCTGGCACACCGCTGACCAATGGCCGCCCGCCGCAACGTCTCTCACCGAATTCGCGTTGCGGGCCGACGGCACACTCGATGCCGCGGAGGGCACGCCGGGAGGACGTGAATATCTGACCCTTGGCGCGGGCCTCAACCGGGCCAAGGCCAGCCCCATCGATCCTCCCGCGCAGCTGACATGGACCAGCGCGCCCCTGACCGAGCCGATGGACGTCGTCGGCGATGCCGAGCTGCGTCTCGTCGCATCCGCCACCGCCCCCGACACAGCGTGGATAGCCACTCTCGAGTGCGTCGCCGCAGACGGCACCACCAGCGAGGTGACAGCGGGCTGGTTGAGGGCGGGACTGCGTGCGGTCGACGAGGCCGCCAGCCGCCCCGGTGCGCCGGTGTTGCCATGCCGGACGTTTGCGCCGGTGCCTCTCGGCGAAGACGTCGAGTACCGGATTCCGTTGGTGTCCAACGCCCGCCGCTTCGCTGCCGGAGACCGCGTTCGGCTCACTCTCACCAGCGATGACCAGGACCCGAACACACCGGCGATCATGAACTTCCGGCACGCCAGCGTCGGCACCAGCAGCCTGAACACCGTCCTGTCGTCGTCACGGCTGGTGCTGCCCGTCCAGGCTGGTGACAGTTAA
- a CDS encoding acyl-CoA dehydrogenase family protein yields MTFSMELPPDLVHIRDWVHEFATDVIRPAAAEWDEREETPWPIIQEAAKVGLYSMEMFAEQSAEPSGLGMLVVFEEMFWGDAGIALSILGTGLAAAALAGGGTPEQMGEWLPQMFGTVDDPKVGSFCSSEPGAGSDVGAILTRARYDEANDEWVLNGTKTWATNGGIAEVHIVVASVYPELGSRGQASFIIPPNTPGFRQGQKFLKHGIRASHTAEVVLDDVRIPGRLIIGGREKFEERIARVREGKKAAGQAAMATFERTRPSVGAMAVGVARAAYEYALGYALQREQFGRKIGEFQAIAFKLADMKARVDAARLLVWRAGWMARNGKLFENAEGSMAKLVASEAAVYVTDEAIQILGGNGYTREYPVERMHRDAKIFTIFEGTSEIQRLVISRAITGLPIR; encoded by the coding sequence ATGACTTTTTCCATGGAGCTGCCTCCGGACCTGGTCCATATTCGCGATTGGGTTCACGAGTTCGCGACCGATGTGATCCGGCCCGCGGCGGCGGAGTGGGACGAACGCGAAGAGACACCGTGGCCGATCATCCAGGAGGCGGCCAAGGTCGGCCTGTACTCCATGGAGATGTTCGCCGAGCAGTCCGCCGAGCCATCGGGACTCGGCATGCTCGTGGTGTTCGAGGAAATGTTCTGGGGCGACGCGGGGATCGCGCTGTCGATTCTCGGCACCGGCCTGGCCGCCGCAGCGCTGGCCGGCGGCGGAACACCCGAGCAGATGGGCGAATGGCTGCCACAGATGTTCGGCACCGTCGACGATCCCAAGGTGGGGTCCTTCTGTTCCTCGGAGCCGGGCGCCGGTTCCGACGTCGGAGCGATCCTCACCCGCGCGCGCTACGACGAGGCCAACGACGAGTGGGTGCTCAACGGCACGAAGACATGGGCGACCAACGGCGGCATCGCCGAGGTGCACATCGTCGTCGCCTCGGTGTATCCGGAACTGGGCAGCCGCGGCCAGGCGTCGTTCATCATCCCGCCCAACACACCCGGGTTCCGGCAGGGGCAGAAATTCCTCAAGCACGGGATCAGGGCGTCGCACACGGCCGAGGTGGTGCTGGACGACGTCCGCATCCCCGGCCGCCTGATCATCGGCGGCAGAGAGAAGTTCGAGGAGCGGATCGCGCGCGTGCGCGAAGGCAAGAAGGCCGCGGGCCAAGCGGCTATGGCCACCTTCGAACGGACCCGACCCTCGGTCGGCGCGATGGCGGTCGGCGTGGCCCGGGCGGCGTATGAGTACGCGCTTGGCTACGCGTTGCAGCGCGAGCAGTTCGGCCGCAAGATCGGCGAATTCCAGGCCATCGCATTCAAATTGGCGGACATGAAGGCGCGGGTCGACGCAGCACGGCTGCTGGTCTGGCGGGCGGGCTGGATGGCGCGCAACGGCAAGCTGTTCGAGAACGCCGAAGGGTCGATGGCCAAGCTCGTCGCCAGCGAGGCGGCCGTCTACGTCACCGACGAGGCCATCCAGATCCTCGGCGGCAACGGCTATACGCGTGAGTATCCGGTCGAACGGATGCACCGTGACGCCAAGATCTTCACGATCTTCGAGGGCACCAGCGAGATTCAACGGTTGGTCATCAGCCGCGCGATCACCGGTCTCCCCATCCGCTAG
- the pdxT gene encoding pyridoxal 5'-phosphate synthase glutaminase subunit PdxT: MSAPHVGVLALQGDTREHLAALREAGAEASTVRRLRELETVDALVIPGGESTTMSHLLREFGLLEPLRARLAGGMPAYGSCAGMILLATEIMDAGSVGREATPLKAIDMTVRRNAFGRQVDSFEDDIEFTGLDKPVHAVFIRAPWVERVGQDVEVLGEAGGHIVAVRQGKMIATSFHPEMTGDRRIHKLFVDLL, encoded by the coding sequence GTGAGCGCACCGCATGTCGGCGTGCTCGCGTTGCAGGGCGACACTCGCGAACATCTTGCGGCGTTGCGGGAGGCCGGCGCGGAGGCGTCCACGGTGCGACGGCTGCGTGAACTCGAAACCGTTGACGCTCTGGTGATCCCCGGCGGGGAGTCCACCACGATGAGCCATCTGCTGCGGGAATTCGGGTTGCTCGAACCACTGCGGGCGAGGTTGGCCGGCGGTATGCCGGCCTACGGATCGTGTGCAGGCATGATCCTGCTGGCCACCGAGATCATGGATGCCGGCTCCGTCGGGCGCGAGGCCACACCGCTGAAGGCGATCGACATGACCGTGCGGCGCAATGCTTTTGGCCGTCAGGTGGATTCGTTCGAGGACGATATCGAGTTCACCGGCCTCGACAAGCCTGTGCATGCCGTGTTCATCCGGGCGCCGTGGGTCGAGCGCGTCGGCCAGGACGTCGAGGTGCTTGGGGAGGCCGGCGGCCATATTGTCGCGGTGCGCCAGGGCAAGATGATCGCGACGTCGTTTCATCCGGAGATGACCGGCGACCGCCGCATCCACAAACTCTTCGTCGACCTGCTCTGA
- the tesB gene encoding acyl-CoA thioesterase II: protein MAIEEILDLEQLEVNIYRGSVFSPESGNWQRTFGGHVAGQSLVSAVRTVDPRYQVHSLHGYFLRPGDAKAPTVFIVERLRDGGSFATRRVNAIQHGETIFSMSASFQTDQSGIHHQDTMPSAPPPDDLPGLTEVKAFDDAGFKQFAEWDVRVVPQEKLERLPGKASQQQVWFRHRDPLPDDFVLHVCALAYLSDLTLLGSAQVHHAAERQHLQVASLDHAMWFMRPFRADEWLLYDQSSPTASGGRSLTQGKIYTQTGEMVAAVTQEGLTRYKRDYTP from the coding sequence GTGGCTATCGAAGAAATCCTTGATCTGGAGCAACTCGAGGTCAACATCTATCGTGGCAGTGTCTTCAGCCCCGAATCGGGCAACTGGCAGCGGACGTTCGGCGGTCATGTAGCCGGCCAGTCGTTGGTCTCGGCGGTACGCACCGTCGATCCGAGGTACCAGGTACACTCCCTGCACGGCTACTTCCTGCGGCCGGGTGACGCGAAGGCTCCGACGGTGTTCATCGTCGAGCGCCTGCGCGACGGCGGATCTTTCGCCACCCGTCGGGTCAACGCGATCCAGCACGGCGAGACCATCTTCTCGATGTCGGCGTCGTTCCAGACCGACCAGAGCGGCATCCACCACCAGGACACGATGCCGTCGGCGCCGCCGCCCGACGACCTGCCGGGCCTGACGGAGGTCAAGGCGTTCGACGATGCGGGCTTCAAGCAGTTCGCCGAGTGGGATGTGCGGGTGGTGCCACAGGAGAAGCTGGAACGCTTGCCCGGCAAGGCTTCCCAGCAGCAGGTGTGGTTCCGCCACCGGGACCCGCTGCCCGACGATTTCGTGCTGCATGTCTGCGCGCTGGCCTACCTGAGTGATCTCACTCTGCTCGGATCGGCACAGGTGCACCACGCCGCAGAGCGCCAACATCTGCAGGTTGCGTCGCTGGATCATGCGATGTGGTTCATGCGTCCGTTCCGCGCCGACGAATGGCTGCTTTACGACCAGTCGTCGCCGACGGCGTCTGGCGGGCGCTCACTGACCCAGGGCAAGATCTACACCCAGACCGGTGAGATGGTGGCGGCGGTGACGCAGGAAGGGCTCACCCGCTACAAGCGCGACTACACGCCGTGA
- the pdxS gene encoding pyridoxal 5'-phosphate synthase lyase subunit PdxS, protein MDTAPENGVQNGRSQTGTARVKRGMAEMLKGGVIMDVVTPEQARIAEGAGAVAVMALERVPADIRAQGGVSRMSDPDMIEGIIAAVTIPVMAKARIGHFVEAQILQSLGVDYIDESEVLTPADYTNHIDKWKFTVPFVCGATNLGEALRRLTEGAAMIRSKGEAGTGDVSNATTHMRAIGGEIRRLTSLSEDELFVAAKELQAPYDLVVEVARAGKLPVTLFTAGGIATPADAAMMMQLGAEGVFVGSGIFKSGDPAARAAAIVKATTFYDDPDVLAKVSRGLGEAMVGINVEDVAAPHRLAERGW, encoded by the coding sequence GTGGATACCGCACCGGAAAATGGGGTCCAGAACGGTAGGTCCCAGACCGGAACCGCCCGGGTAAAGCGCGGCATGGCAGAGATGCTCAAGGGTGGCGTCATCATGGACGTCGTCACGCCCGAGCAGGCCCGCATCGCAGAGGGCGCCGGTGCCGTGGCCGTCATGGCTCTGGAGCGGGTGCCCGCCGACATTCGCGCCCAGGGCGGGGTGTCGCGGATGAGCGATCCCGACATGATCGAGGGGATCATCGCCGCGGTGACCATCCCGGTGATGGCGAAGGCGCGGATCGGCCACTTCGTCGAGGCGCAGATCCTGCAGAGCCTCGGTGTCGACTACATCGACGAGTCTGAAGTGCTGACTCCGGCCGACTACACCAACCACATCGACAAGTGGAAGTTCACCGTGCCGTTCGTGTGCGGCGCGACCAATCTCGGCGAGGCGTTGCGCCGCCTCACCGAGGGCGCGGCGATGATCCGCTCCAAGGGCGAGGCGGGCACCGGAGACGTGTCCAACGCGACGACGCACATGCGCGCGATCGGCGGCGAGATCCGTCGACTCACCTCGCTGTCCGAGGACGAGTTATTCGTTGCGGCAAAGGAATTGCAGGCCCCCTACGACCTCGTCGTCGAGGTGGCCCGGGCGGGCAAGCTGCCGGTCACGTTGTTCACCGCCGGCGGCATCGCCACCCCCGCCGACGCAGCGATGATGATGCAGCTCGGGGCCGAGGGTGTGTTCGTGGGATCGGGCATCTTCAAGTCCGGCGACCCGGCGGCCCGCGCAGCCGCGATCGTGAAGGCCACGACGTTCTACGACGACCCCGACGTGCTGGCGAAGGTGTCGCGCGGGCTGGGCGAGGCCATGGTCGGGATCAACGTGGAGGACGTCGCTGCCCCGCACCGGCTCGCCGAACGCGGCTGGTAA
- a CDS encoding NUDIX hydrolase: MTTWILVIALGLLLVALLLIGAWAYQTANRLDRLHVRYDLSWQALDSALARRAVVARAVAVDAYEGAPAGKRLKALADVAERSPRERREAAENELSSALAMVEPSSLPLALVAELADAEARVLLARRFHNDAVRDTLALRKRPAVRMLRLGGTAALPTYFEIAERALGAATSDEVGPAANQRVSARVVLLDRDGAVLLFCGSDPALAGAPLWWFTVGGEVEPGEALADAAAREIAEETGLRVSAADLIGPVWRRSAVFEFNGALIRSDEKFFVYRTDRFEPSTSGHNDLERRTIHGHRWCDETMIAELVARGETVYPLQLGELLGEATNLADHPVEMVRRQLQSIR, from the coding sequence GTGACGACCTGGATCCTCGTGATCGCCCTCGGGCTGTTGCTGGTGGCCCTGCTGCTGATCGGGGCGTGGGCGTATCAAACCGCCAACCGTCTGGACCGGCTGCACGTGCGCTATGACCTGTCCTGGCAGGCCCTCGACAGCGCGCTGGCGCGTCGGGCCGTGGTCGCTCGTGCAGTCGCCGTCGATGCCTACGAAGGTGCGCCTGCGGGCAAGCGATTGAAGGCGTTGGCCGACGTCGCCGAACGCTCTCCGCGGGAGCGGCGTGAGGCTGCCGAGAACGAGCTGTCCTCAGCGTTGGCGATGGTCGAGCCGTCATCGTTGCCGCTCGCGTTGGTCGCCGAACTGGCCGACGCCGAGGCGCGGGTGCTGCTGGCCCGCCGATTCCACAACGATGCTGTGCGCGACACCCTCGCGCTGCGGAAGCGCCCTGCGGTGCGGATGCTGCGCCTCGGCGGAACCGCCGCGCTGCCAACCTATTTCGAGATCGCCGAACGGGCTCTTGGTGCCGCGACGTCCGATGAGGTGGGGCCCGCGGCCAACCAACGCGTCTCGGCGCGTGTGGTCCTGCTCGACCGCGACGGGGCGGTCCTGTTGTTCTGCGGCTCCGATCCTGCTCTCGCCGGCGCGCCGCTGTGGTGGTTCACAGTCGGCGGCGAGGTCGAACCGGGGGAGGCGCTCGCCGACGCCGCTGCGCGCGAGATCGCCGAGGAGACCGGCCTGCGGGTCAGCGCCGCTGATCTGATCGGGCCGGTGTGGCGCCGAAGTGCGGTGTTCGAGTTCAACGGGGCACTCATCCGCAGCGACGAGAAGTTCTTCGTCTACCGGACCGACCGTTTCGAACCGTCGACGAGCGGTCACAACGACCTCGAGCGGCGCACGATTCATGGCCACCGGTGGTGCGATGAGACAATGATCGCCGAGCTGGTCGCCAGGGGCGAAACCGTATATCCGTTGCAGTTGGGTGAGCTGCTCGGCGAGGCGACGAACCTGGCCGATCATCCGGTTGAAATGGTGCGGAGGCAGTTGCAATCGATTCGCTGA
- a CDS encoding glycosyltransferase family 4 protein, with protein MRIGMVCPYSFDVPGGVQSHVLQLAEVMHGRGHVVSVLAPTSSDAQASLPDYVVSGGRAVPIPYNGSVARLRFGPATHRMVKKWLAQGQFDVLHLHEPNAPSLSMLALNIAEGPIVATFHTSTTKSLTLSVFEPFLRPMHEKIVGRIAVSDLARRWQMESLGSDAVEIPNGVDVGAFASAPTMDGYPRRGKSVLFLGRYDEPRKGMSVLLRALPRLVEQFSDIEILIVGRGDEDELRKSAGKCAKHLRFLGQVDDAAKASALRSADVYCAPNTGGESFGIVLVEAMAAGTAVVASDLDAFRRVLMDGTAGRLVPVDDPAGLADGVIEVLDSDDVRSRYVQTAAEAVRRYDWSVVAGQITRVYETVAGADTKVHVAGTTDRRRRVSSKAGESK; from the coding sequence ATGCGCATCGGCATGGTTTGCCCCTACTCTTTCGACGTACCCGGTGGGGTGCAGTCCCACGTGCTGCAGCTGGCCGAGGTGATGCATGGCCGCGGCCACGTGGTCAGCGTGCTGGCTCCGACATCTTCGGATGCGCAGGCCTCATTGCCCGACTACGTCGTGTCGGGAGGCCGGGCAGTACCGATCCCGTACAACGGCTCGGTGGCGCGACTGCGGTTCGGACCTGCGACGCACCGCATGGTGAAAAAGTGGCTCGCCCAGGGCCAATTCGACGTGCTGCATCTGCACGAACCCAACGCGCCGAGCCTGTCGATGCTGGCGCTGAACATCGCCGAGGGTCCGATAGTCGCGACGTTTCACACTTCGACGACGAAGTCGTTGACGCTCAGCGTGTTCGAACCGTTCCTGCGGCCGATGCACGAGAAGATCGTGGGCCGCATCGCCGTGTCCGACCTCGCGCGGCGCTGGCAGATGGAATCCCTCGGCAGCGACGCCGTCGAGATACCGAACGGAGTGGACGTCGGGGCGTTCGCGTCGGCGCCGACGATGGACGGTTACCCGCGCCGGGGCAAGTCGGTGTTGTTCCTGGGGCGGTACGACGAACCGCGCAAGGGCATGTCCGTGTTGCTGCGTGCGCTGCCGCGCCTGGTCGAACAATTCTCCGACATCGAGATCCTGATCGTCGGCCGCGGCGATGAGGACGAGTTGCGTAAATCCGCCGGGAAATGCGCGAAGCACCTGCGGTTTCTCGGCCAGGTCGACGATGCCGCGAAGGCCTCGGCGCTGCGCAGTGCGGACGTGTACTGCGCGCCCAACACCGGAGGAGAGAGCTTCGGCATCGTGCTCGTCGAGGCGATGGCGGCAGGCACCGCGGTCGTCGCAAGCGACCTGGATGCGTTCCGCCGGGTGTTGATGGATGGGACCGCGGGTCGACTGGTGCCGGTCGACGATCCCGCGGGACTGGCGGACGGGGTGATCGAGGTGCTGGACAGCGACGACGTCCGGTCGCGCTACGTGCAGACGGCGGCCGAGGCGGTGCGCCGCTACGACTGGTCGGTGGTGGCCGGCCAGATCACGCGCGTCTACGAGACGGTCGCGGGCGCGGACACGAAGGTGCATGTCGCGGGTACGACCGACCGCCGTCGGCGCGTTTCGAGCAAGGCCGGGGAATCCAAGTGA
- a CDS encoding phosphatidylinositol mannoside acyltransferase: MTATPQDPESGTSLSGRLSDWGYAAGWRLVRAMPEVVARNTFEAGALIAARGGGPDQLRKNLARVLGVSPDRVPDGLMRASLASYARYWREAFRLPTMDLAEVGRRFDEVSIGTHRPQEALDAGRGGILALPHSGNWDMGGVWLVYKHGTFSTVAERLKPESLYRRFIEYRESLGFEVFPASGGERPPFELLAERLRDNKLVCLMSDRDLTRSGVEVDFFGERTRLPAGPAKLAITTGAHLIPAHVYYDGDDCVIDLQEPLDTSSKDVTAVTQALADRFARNIAAHPADWHMMQPQWLADLSDERRAKLEAT; encoded by the coding sequence ATGACGGCGACCCCGCAGGATCCGGAATCGGGCACGTCGCTGAGCGGCAGGCTCTCGGACTGGGGATACGCCGCAGGCTGGCGACTCGTCCGTGCGATGCCGGAGGTGGTGGCGCGCAACACTTTCGAAGCCGGTGCGCTTATCGCCGCACGCGGCGGTGGGCCCGACCAACTACGCAAGAACCTTGCCCGCGTGCTCGGCGTCTCGCCGGACCGCGTGCCGGACGGGTTGATGCGCGCTTCGCTTGCCTCCTACGCCCGATACTGGCGCGAGGCGTTCCGGTTGCCCACGATGGATCTGGCCGAGGTCGGACGCCGGTTCGACGAAGTGAGCATCGGCACACACCGACCTCAGGAGGCTTTGGATGCCGGCCGCGGCGGCATTCTGGCGCTGCCTCACAGCGGCAACTGGGATATGGGCGGTGTGTGGCTCGTCTACAAGCACGGCACGTTCTCGACCGTCGCCGAGCGACTGAAGCCGGAATCGTTGTACCGCCGCTTCATCGAATACCGCGAAAGCCTCGGCTTCGAGGTGTTCCCGGCGTCGGGTGGCGAGCGTCCACCTTTCGAGCTGCTCGCCGAGCGGTTACGCGACAACAAGCTCGTGTGCCTGATGTCGGACCGCGACCTCACCCGGTCCGGGGTCGAAGTCGATTTCTTCGGAGAACGCACCCGTTTGCCCGCCGGTCCGGCGAAATTGGCGATAACCACCGGGGCCCACCTGATTCCGGCACACGTCTACTACGACGGCGACGACTGTGTCATCGACCTCCAGGAGCCGCTGGACACCAGCTCGAAAGACGTCACCGCCGTCACCCAGGCGTTGGCGGATCGGTTCGCGCGCAACATCGCCGCGCATCCCGCCGACTGGCACATGATGCAGCCGCAGTGGCTGGCCGACCTGTCGGACGAACGGCGCGCCAAACTCGAGGCGACCTGA
- the pgsA gene encoding phosphatidylinositol phosphate synthase has protein sequence MSNLYLMTRAAYEKLSRPVAKAALKVGLTPDSITILGTAGTVVGALTLFPIGQLWWGGFTVFVFVLADMLDGAMARQRGGGTRFGAVLDATCDRIGDGAIFCGLLWWAAFGVRSTSLVVATLICLVTSQVISYIKARAEASGLSAEGGMIERPERLMIVLLGAGLSGLFGLPWLLPVAMWLLAVTSLITLGQRVHSVRTSPGAMDRLTKPDSAGGETPETSGHPPPAAQGDES, from the coding sequence CTGAGCAACCTGTACCTGATGACCCGTGCGGCGTACGAGAAATTGTCTCGGCCGGTCGCCAAAGCTGCGCTGAAGGTGGGGCTCACGCCCGACAGCATCACGATCCTCGGCACGGCGGGCACCGTGGTGGGCGCTTTGACGCTGTTCCCCATCGGCCAGTTGTGGTGGGGCGGATTCACCGTTTTCGTCTTCGTACTCGCCGACATGCTCGACGGCGCGATGGCCCGGCAGCGCGGTGGTGGCACGCGGTTCGGCGCCGTCCTCGACGCCACGTGTGATCGGATCGGCGACGGTGCGATCTTCTGCGGTCTGTTGTGGTGGGCCGCGTTCGGGGTGCGGAGCACGTCACTGGTGGTGGCGACATTGATCTGCCTGGTTACCTCGCAGGTGATCTCGTATATCAAGGCGCGCGCCGAGGCCAGCGGTCTGTCCGCCGAGGGCGGCATGATCGAGCGGCCCGAACGGTTGATGATCGTCCTGCTGGGGGCCGGGCTGTCGGGGCTGTTCGGCCTGCCGTGGCTGCTGCCCGTTGCGATGTGGCTGCTGGCGGTGACCAGCTTGATCACCCTGGGTCAGCGCGTGCACAGCGTGCGGACCTCACCCGGGGCGATGGATCGGCTGACGAAGCCCGACAGCGCCGGCGGTGAGACACCAGAGACGTCGGGGCACCCCCCGCCGGCAGCGCAGGGGGATGAGTCATGA